A part of Oncorhynchus clarkii lewisi isolate Uvic-CL-2024 chromosome 17, UVic_Ocla_1.0, whole genome shotgun sequence genomic DNA contains:
- the LOC139370250 gene encoding transcription factor JunB-like isoform X1 encodes MSTIMEQPFYHDDSFLSAYGHSGAALHDYKLLKQNMNLNFAENYRNQSLKAQLRNESEFYPTGGASEVGSLKLASPELERLIIQNSNGVITTTPTPGQYFYSRGITEEQEGFADGFVKALDDLHKMNQMPPPNVSIGTGGVSTCTVASTVFGSSMQPEHLEYTTLDSCSPHINLPPATSSYPSTTISYLPHHQYQHHQAAAHPSHHFQHSLAGAGLHAQRYLGLKEEPQTVPDMQSSDDESVCGMSPIDMENQERIKAERKRLRNRLAATKCRKRKLERISRLEDKVKILKTDNAGLSSTASVLREQVAQLKQKVMTHVSSGCQLMLTSKIKSF; translated from the coding sequence ATGTCCACAATAATGGAACAGCCTTTCTATCATGACGACTCGTTTCTTTCTGCTTATGGTCATTCAGGCGCTGCCCTGCACGACTACAAGCTCCTGAAGCAGAACATGAACTTGAACTTCGCCGAGAACTATCGGAACCAAAGCCTCAAGGCTCAGCTGCGCAACGAGAGTGAATTCTATCCGACCGGGGGCGCATCAGAAGTCGGCTCGCTGAAGCTCGCCTCTCCTGAACTGGAGCGATTGATCATCCAGAACAGCAACGGTGTCATCACTACCACACCGACACCTGGGCAGTACTTCTACAGTAGGGGAATCACAGAGGAACAAGAGGGCTTCGCGGACGGGTTCGTTAAAGCTCTGGACGACCTCCACAAGATGAACCAGATGCCGCCACCGAACGTGTCCATCGGAACCGGTGGAGTCTCCACGTGCACTGTGGCCTCCACCGTGTTTGGTTCCTCCATGCAGCCGGAGCACCTAGAGTACACCACCCTGGACAGCTGTAGCCCTCACATTAACCTCCCACCTGCAACCAGCAGCtacccctccaccaccatcagCTACCTGCCTCACCACCAGTACCAGCACCACCAAGCCGCGGCGCACCCATCCCACCACTTCCAGCACTCACTAGCCGGAGCAGGCCTACACGCACAGCGATATTTGGGGCTGAAAGAGGAGCCCCAGACCGTTCCAGACATGCAGAGCAGCGACGACGAGTCAGTTTGCGGCATGTCCCCAATCGACATGGAGAACCAGGAGCGCATCAAGGCCGAGCGCAAGAGGCTAAGGAACCGCCTGGCAGCCACCAAGTGCCGGAAACGCAAACTGGAGCGCATCTCGCGCCTGGAGGACAAGGTGAAAATTCTGAAGACAGACAACGCCGGGCTCTCCAGCACAGCTTCCGTCCTGCGCGAGCAGGTAGCTCAACTCAAACAGAAAGTTATGACACACGTCAGTTCTGGCTGTCAACTCATGTTGACATCCAAGATCAAGTCGTTTTGA
- the LOC139370250 gene encoding transcription factor JunB-like isoform X2, translating to MNLNFAENYRNQSLKAQLRNESEFYPTGGASEVGSLKLASPELERLIIQNSNGVITTTPTPGQYFYSRGITEEQEGFADGFVKALDDLHKMNQMPPPNVSIGTGGVSTCTVASTVFGSSMQPEHLEYTTLDSCSPHINLPPATSSYPSTTISYLPHHQYQHHQAAAHPSHHFQHSLAGAGLHAQRYLGLKEEPQTVPDMQSSDDESVCGMSPIDMENQERIKAERKRLRNRLAATKCRKRKLERISRLEDKVKILKTDNAGLSSTASVLREQVAQLKQKVMTHVSSGCQLMLTSKIKSF from the coding sequence ATGAACTTGAACTTCGCCGAGAACTATCGGAACCAAAGCCTCAAGGCTCAGCTGCGCAACGAGAGTGAATTCTATCCGACCGGGGGCGCATCAGAAGTCGGCTCGCTGAAGCTCGCCTCTCCTGAACTGGAGCGATTGATCATCCAGAACAGCAACGGTGTCATCACTACCACACCGACACCTGGGCAGTACTTCTACAGTAGGGGAATCACAGAGGAACAAGAGGGCTTCGCGGACGGGTTCGTTAAAGCTCTGGACGACCTCCACAAGATGAACCAGATGCCGCCACCGAACGTGTCCATCGGAACCGGTGGAGTCTCCACGTGCACTGTGGCCTCCACCGTGTTTGGTTCCTCCATGCAGCCGGAGCACCTAGAGTACACCACCCTGGACAGCTGTAGCCCTCACATTAACCTCCCACCTGCAACCAGCAGCtacccctccaccaccatcagCTACCTGCCTCACCACCAGTACCAGCACCACCAAGCCGCGGCGCACCCATCCCACCACTTCCAGCACTCACTAGCCGGAGCAGGCCTACACGCACAGCGATATTTGGGGCTGAAAGAGGAGCCCCAGACCGTTCCAGACATGCAGAGCAGCGACGACGAGTCAGTTTGCGGCATGTCCCCAATCGACATGGAGAACCAGGAGCGCATCAAGGCCGAGCGCAAGAGGCTAAGGAACCGCCTGGCAGCCACCAAGTGCCGGAAACGCAAACTGGAGCGCATCTCGCGCCTGGAGGACAAGGTGAAAATTCTGAAGACAGACAACGCCGGGCTCTCCAGCACAGCTTCCGTCCTGCGCGAGCAGGTAGCTCAACTCAAACAGAAAGTTATGACACACGTCAGTTCTGGCTGTCAACTCATGTTGACATCCAAGATCAAGTCGTTTTGA